AATGTCTGAATGGAAAGTCGGGGCGTGGATATCGCATCGGTATGGCGAAAGCCATCCCGCGCTTCAGGGCCGTCACATTCGCATTGCAGAATTCAGGCGGTCGATCATCGTAAGCGCGTGCTGCTTCTTGTCGAGATTGTAGGTTTCAGTCTCAGATATTACACGCCGCGCTTCTTGCCAAGCATCCGACAGCAGCTTGGCGCGCCTTAGATCGCCACTCAACGCCGCCGAACTTGCCGCGTCAGAGAGCAATTCCAGAGCATGACGGTTGAACGTCTCGAACGGAATGGCCTGATCGCGACCGGCAACCGTCTCAGCCAGCCGATGCGCCTTGGCGATATCCACCCTGCCCGCCGATACCAGCTTTTCCAGTGCCCCCGCAATTTCCAGGCCGCCATATTGGGTGAGCAGGATGGCGGCGCGGGCGCTGCCCCCTGCCCGCTCGGCCAACGCAGCACGCTGTGCGGCGTCATCCGGCACTGCTTGACCGACCGCATCCAGCACGGCCGTCAATTCGTCCTCGGCGAGCGGAGCAAGCCGCAACACCTGGCAACGCGATCGGATCGTCGGCAACAAGCTGCCGGGTGCATGGACGATGAGGATGAAGACCGTTCTTGCAGGTGGTTCTTCAAGATTCTTCAATAACGCATTGGCTGCATTGGTATTCATGTCGTCGGCTGGATCGACGATCACCACCCTGTAGCCACCGTCATGGGAGGTCATCGACAGGAACTGGCCGACCTTGCGGATTTCGTCGACGGTAACAACGCTCTTATAGGTCTTGGTGCGATCGTTCATCGGTCGCGTCAGATGCAGCACCGATGGGTGCGCACCCATGGCGATCTGGCGGTGCAGCGATGAGGTCGGATCAGGAACGGCAAGCGCTTCCGGCGCCGATCTGCCGTCGGGATAACGCAGAAGGTGGTGCGCAAGATGGAAAGCCAGGGTCGCCTTGCCGATACCCGCGGTGCCGCACAACATCAGCGCATGCGGCAGCTTGCCAGCCCGATAGGCGGCGGCCAGCGTCTCCGCGATGTCACCGTGGCCAACAAGGTGCGGATTCTCGGCCGGTTCCGGCACGCCGTCCAGCGTATCATGCTGTTCCGGTGCCAGCCGTTCGAAACTCATGCCGGCGCCTTATGGCTGGCGCGTGTCGGCTTGCCCTTGTCGAGTGCGGCGAAAACGGCGGCGGTCACCGCATGCTCGACCTGTTCCAGATCGCCGGACGCGTCGATGACCACACAGCGCTTCGGCTCCGCCTTGGCGATTGCCAGATAGGCTTCGCGGCGGCGTTGCTGGATGGCGAGCGTCTCCTTCTCGAAACGATCGGGAACCTCGCCGGCATTGCGCCGCTCGGCGGCGCGACGTAGTCCCTCGGTCGGATCGATGTCGAAGATCAGGGTCAGGTTCGGCACCATTCCGTTGATGGCAACGCGCTGGAGCGCATCGACATAGGCTGGATCCAGCCCGCCGGTGGCACCCTGGTAGACCCGTGACGAATCGATGAAACGATCGCACAACACAACCGCTCCGCGCTCGATCGCCGGCCGGATCACTTGTTCGACATGGTCCGAGCGGGCCGCGGCAAACAACAGCGCCTCCATTTTCGGCCCGAAGGGTTCGGCAAGGCCCGACAAAAGCACGTGGCGCACCGCTTCGGCACCTGGCGAACCGCCCGGCTCCCGGGTGACCATGACATCATATTTCTTGGTGCGCAGACGCTCGGCCAGACGCTTGATCTGCGTCGACTTGCCGGCGCCCTCGCCGCCTTCGAAAGTGATGAAGAATCCGCTCGCCAAACGCTGCGCCTCGGTTGTCGCCCCAATACCAGACATAGGTGCCGGAAGCCGCTGCGGCGAGAGGGTTAGTGCTTCTTGCCGATCTTTCCACTCTTAATGCGCGCCGGCGAAAAGGTCCAGAATGGCGACGGGAAACCGGCCACAAGAATCCGAAGATCGAGTGAATTCGCTTTGTTTATAATAGGTTGTATCGCTTTGCGCGACTAAAGACCTATCGCAACCAACCAACCGCGATTTCCTTGACGGCGTCGATGGCGCGGCGCGGCATGGAGCCAACCTCCACTGTCTCGGCCGCGAACAGCGGCGTTTCCTGGCTCAGCGTATCGCCGATCCAGATGCGCAGCGCGCCGACCGGCTGCCCGGCTTCCACCGGCGCTGGCAGCGGGCCATTGTAGACGATGCGAGCGGTGACCTTGTCGCGGCCAGCAATGGGCAGCAGGAGATCGATCGGCCCCTTGGCCTTCAGCGCCACACCGGATTTGGCGCCACCGAACACTTGCGCCTCGCCAACTGTCTCATCCTTGGCGAAGACCTCGGTCTTTTCGAAGGAACGCAGGCCCCATTCGAGGAGCTTGCGTGCCTCCTCGGCGCGTTCGCGGTCGCTGGCCAGCCCGCTCATCGTTGCAACGACCCGCCTGCCGCCCTGGTTGAGCGAACCGACGATACCGAATCCGTCCTGTTCGCTGGCGCCGACCGCCAGCCCGTCAGCGCCGATATCCATGGCCAATAGCGGGTTGCGGTTGCGCTGCGTGATCTTGTTCCAGGTGAAGTCCTTCAGCCCGAAATAGGCGTAGAGGTCCGGATATTCGCGCGACAGGCGCAAAGCCAGCTGGGTAAGTTCGCGAACAGTCGTCTTCTGGCCGCCGGCCGGCAAGCCGGTGGCGTTGACGAAGGTCGAAATCGGCAGCCCGATCTGGCGGGCATGTTCATTCATCTGCAGGGCGAAATTCTCTTCGGAACCCGCAAATCCTTCGGCGAGGATGATGCAGCCATCGTTGGCGGCCTGAACGGCGATACCCTTCATCAGGTCTTCGATGCGGATGGCCGATTTGAGGGCCGCAAACATGGTGGAGGTGCCGGATGGGGCGCCCCCCTTGCGCCAGGCGTTTTCGCTGACCACGAAGGTGTCGTTGATCGTGAGCCGACCACCCTTCACCGCATTGAAGGCCATTTCCAGCGTCATCAGCTTGGCGAGCGAGGCCGGCTGGATCGGCTTGTCGGGTTGTTTGGAAAACAACACCGTGCCGGTTTCGGCGTCGATCATGAAGGCGGCCGCCGCCTTGGTCTCGAACAGTTGCGCGGCTGCCGGCATAGCCGAGAGCACGAGAAGCGCGATGCCGAACAGGCTGGCCAAGGCCAAAGGAGTGCGGGATTTCGAAATCATGGCCACACGCTATCAGTTGAGAGGCGAGCCGATCAATCGCGCCTGCCGCCGGCGCCCAGCTTATCCCCGGCGGCGGGTCGCCTCAGTCGCGCACCGCGAATGCATCCGGCGCGCCATGGCTCCAGGCTGCTTCCAGCATGTTATCGACGGTCATGCGGCCGTCCTGATAGAGATTGACCGAATACCAGTCCCTGCCGTCGAGCTTTGCCTGGTCGATTTCGACGCGACCATAGGCCTTGAGCGCTGCAGCGACTTTCTTTGCGTCCACAGCGCTGTCGAAGGTGCCGGCAGCGACATAATCATCGGACGGGTCGTTCTGCTGTTTCCAGTTGCCTAGCGCCGCCGCCGGCCCTTCGAGCGCGGCAAAGGCCGAAGCCGAGCGCTGGTTGCGTTCGGCGGCATAAGACAGGGTCGCCATCTTGAATGGAAGGTTCTGCGGCGTCGGCAGCACATCGGCCATATCCGGACGCGGCATGACGATCGGCCCGAAATCCGGCAGGACGATGCCTTCGATGGAGCTGTTCTGCGCCACCACCAACGGTGCCGGTGCTAGTGCGACACTCGCGGCCTGGCCGGGGAACGGGATGCTTGCCGCACTGGCGGCAATCGGCGCGCTTGGCGACGAGCCGTTCATGGCAACCATGACGCCGGTCGGCAGGCCGTCGGATGGATCGGGGATCCTGTTGCCGGGATGGTAGGAAGCCAGGAGATAGGAATCGTCGCTGCCCTCGAGCGGAGCGCGGCCTACATAGTCGACCTTGACCCTGGCGGTGCCGATCCGGGAGTAGCCCAGCATGTCGGCCGCCCGTTTCGACAGATCGATCAGCCGCCCTTCGTGATAAGGCCCGCGATCGTTGACACGCACGATGATGGAACTGCCATTGTCGAGATTGGTGACGCGGGCGTAGCTGGGCAACGGCATGGTCGGATGCGCGCCGGTGATCTGCGAAATGTCGTAGACTTCGCCATTGGCGGTGAGCCGACCATGGAAGGCTTCGCCGTACCACGAGGCAGTGCCCTTCCTGGAATATTTCTGCTCTTCCTTCGGGTAATACCACTTGCCGCGAACCTGATAGGGATTGCCGAGCTGGTCGCGGCCGCCGCCGCGGCGAAAACCGTGCTTGCCCATGGCGACGCGCGGGCTGGCCTTCACACCATATTCGGCTTCCGAGAAATATTCCTTGGAGCGTTCGCGCTTGCTGGTCTTGGTCGGTTCAGAGGATGCGCAGGCTGCGAGAAGCCCGGCCGAGACGGCCAACAACGCGTAAGTCGAAATGCGACGAAGACGCGTCGGTACCTGCATCGTGAACTCTTCCCCTGCCGGCCCGAACAATGGCGCCGCTACTCAAACACTGCTGGGGACGAAGCAATTCGAACGATGACCCGCTCGACACCCAAAACCCCAGAATCCCTTTTGCACAGGAATTGCTTATTACACGCTTAATCGATTGCGGCCTTCGACCGGCAAAATTGTGGCGACAAGGTGTCGTTGTGCCGTAGAGCAATCGGGCAATAGCTTGTTTTGAAATAATATCTGGAGACTACACAGCGACCTGATCGTTCGCCGACGATCTCAGACCGGCAGCAGGCGCCGGCGTCGTCTCGCGAAATAAACAAAGGCCTTAAGTTTTAGCGGTTTCATACGCCGGCTTGGGAAGGATATGTGCAAGGGTTCGCTGATGAGACTGGCTATCATGTCCTTTTCAAGTGGCCCGCCTTCGGTAACCGCGAAATGCTGGTGAAGACGTCAGCCGACCAATGGTGAAGTGCCTTCGGCACGGGCTGAAAGCGAGATAGGTGGCGGAGGGAGTGGGATTCGAACCCACGGTGACATCGCTGCCACGCCGGTTTTCAAGACCGGTGCCTTAAACCGCTCGGCCATCCCTCCGGCATTAATCTCGCTAGCTTTTTTGGTTTTCGGCGATGGCATCCGCCATGGCTGCTGCCGTTTTGCTAACGAATGCCATCGTCGCTTCGCCTTTACCGCGCGCCAGATCACAGCGTCAAGCAGAGGTTGGAGTGGTCGCAATGGTGCGAGCGGTAGCCATTGAGTGTTCCTTGGGAGGTTGGGGTATCTTCATCCGCTCAGAAGCGGATGGAGAGGTTGCCCTTCATGGAGTGGTCGGAGGCATCGCCGCCGAGATTGCCGGTGTAGGAGATGCCGAGCGTGGTGGCGGCGCCGATGGCGAGGTCGAGGCCGGTTTCAAGCACCAGGCTGTCGCGGGCGATCGGCGCGCCGGAGATGGCGAAGGCGGAGCCGCCGCTGACGAAGCGCAAGCCCGCATCCGGCGTCACGTCGCCGAAGGCATGGCGCCAGCCCAGCATGCCGCGCGCCTTCAGGACCGCCTCGGTGCCGACGATCAGCTGCGTCTCGGCATGCATGCCGAAGGTGGTGAACGGCACGGTGTCGCTGCCGGCACGACCGTCGAGTGCGGCCGCCCCGCCCTTCTCGCGAAAGCCTTCGGAGGCGACATGCACGATGGCAAGGCCGGCGAACGGCTCGAAGCGCATGCCGCCAGCATGCATGGCATAACCGACCTCGCTGTAGAACTGGGTGGTGCGGGCATCGTAGTCGGACTTGAGACTGTCCTTGAAGCCGTCGAAGGCAACGGAGCGCGCCGCCTCGACATCATGCCAGGCATGGGCAAGGCCGCCACGCAGCGTCCAGGCACCCCATTCGGCACCGGCATAGGCACCCAGCGTGTAACTCTTGACCGAAGCCGAGGAAGCGCGCGCATCAGCCTTGAGCGTGCTGGAGGAATAACCGGCCACGACACCGGCGCGCCAGTTGTCGCCGATCTCGCCGTCGGCGCCGACGAAGAGGCCGCCGATGGAGCGGTGCAGTGCCGCCGTCTCGACCGTCGTCTGCGTCGAGCCCCAGCTGCCAAAACCCTGCAGCCACACGCCGCCCAGCGTCTCGCCGGGTTCGGCGAAGGCCTCGCGTACCCGCCGGTTGGCCGCCTCGCGCAGGAAGCGGCTGTCGTCGACAAGCGCGCTTCTTGTCGAGGCATGGGCCTCGCCCGACAATGCGTCGAAGGCTTGGCGCGCCATGGCCTGGTCGCTGACGGCGGCAATGGCGTTGTAGACGCTGTTGCCGGCACCGAGGCTTTCGGCGCCACGTGCGGCCGAACACTGGTTGCGGGTTTGGGCGGCATCGCAGAAGGCGGTGCTGTTGCGCACCATGTCGAGATAGACGTCGTTGGCGCCATAACCCAGCGCCATGTTGAGGAACGGCCGGTCCTGGTCGAGCACGGCGTATTTGCCGGTGACACCGCCGACCGCGCTCAGGATGGTGTAGCGGATGGTGCGGTTGTAGGAGCCGGCGAGCTTGGTGACACGCACGGTGCCGCCCTGCAGGGTAGCGCGGCCGCCGACGGCGATGCGATCCGAAGAACCGCCTGCATCGATCTCGGCATGGTAGACCGAGCCCGCCTCCTGCAGGAAGTCGCCGGCGACGGCCAGCGTGCCGATCGAGTTGCCGGGCGCGATGGTGGCGCCGGAGGCGATGGTGGTGGAGCCGACCATGCCGGTGCCGCCAAGCAAGGTGCCGTCGCGCATCAGGAGTTCGCCGCCGAGCTTGCCGGCGATGTCGAGCGCGCCGCTCTCCACGGTGGTGAAGCCGTCGAAGGCCGAGGAGTCACCCGTCAGCCTGACGGTGTTGCCGCTGCCTGTATTGAGGCGCAGCGCTCCCTCACCCGAGACGATGCCGGCATAGGCGCCGGAGGCGGCCTGGTCGAAACGCGTCATGCCCTCGGCGCCGATCTCGACATCGCCGCCGAAACGGTCGGTGGCCGAGGCCAGCGTGCCACGGTCGACCGTCCAGTCGAGGCCGCTGGCACCCGTCAAGGTGAGCTTGCCGGCGCCGTTCTTGACCATGGTGCCGGTGCCGCCGATGGCGCCGGCGAAGGTGGCGTCGTCACCCTGGTCGAAGACGACCTTGCCGGCATTGGCGATGGCGTTGCGGATCGAGCCGGCATTGCCGACCAGGGTGCCGGCCCGCACGATGGTGTTGCCCAGATAGGTGTTGGCACCGGTCAGCACCAGGGTGCCGAGGTCGTCCTTGACGATCGCGCCGGTGCCGGTGAGGCCGGAGGCGATGGTGGCGGTCATCTGGCTGCCGGCGGCACTGCCGTCGCCGACGCGGATGTTGGTCTCGGCCTGGTTCAGCGCCAGATTGCCACCTTCGACGCGGTAACCGTCCGAGGCGAACTGCATGCCGGTGATCTTGATCGGCTCGCCATCGGCAACGACATTGACGGTGCCGGCAGTACCCTGGAACACGGCGAAGCGGCCGCCCCAGGCCGTGTTGGCGCTGCCATCGGCACTGGTCCAGTTGGGCTGCTGGGCCGCCCAGGTGCCGCTGCCGCCGTCGATGGCGCCGTTGCCTTCCGAATCCGCCCCGTCCCAGAACAGGATGTTCTTGTCCGGCCCGGCACCGCCGACAACCAGATTGATCTGCTTGGCGATCGAAGTCTGGAGGACGAGGTCTTCCTTCTTGTAGCCGTCCGGCGTGGTGCCGATGCCGATGCCATTGTTGGTGAAGGTGCCGCCATAGTCGATCAGCCGGTAGACGCCCTGCCCGAAGCCGCCGGCGTCGGAGACGTTGAAGGTGGCACTGAGCGTCAAGTCGCCCAGCACCTTGAACAAAGCCGGACCGCCGGGCTGGCCAAGGCGCACGTTGATCAATGCCGGGCCACCCTCGCCATCGGCGAAGAGTTTCCCCGCTGTCAGTTGTTGGCCTGACGTGCCTTCGAGGATGCCGCCGCCGCTGATCCAGAGATCATCGATCGTTCCATTTCCCCCCAGCACCGCGTCGCGCATCACGCCCACGGATGTGGCAGTTCCGTCGACCTGAAGGCGCCCCGCCTGGTGTCGAACATTGCCTTCGGTCGTGCCCGTCAGCGTCAGCCTGCCAAGGCCGGTCTTGTGAAACATCACATCGTTTTTCCCGGGAGACGACAGGTCCCGCAACGTCCCAGAAAGGGTGGAAATATTGCCCTCGTCGACCCTGACGGACGCGCCCTGGTTACCTGGGATGTTGAAGGCGATTTCGTTGTTGAGCGTTACGCCCCCGGTTTCGCCGAGGATCAGTTCCGTGTTGTCGTCCTCAACGGTAATCTTGCCGGTGCCGAGGGCGCCGTCGGCAGTCGCCCGGATGGCACCGTTGTTGAACACCGTACCACCAGAATAGCTGTTGGCCTTCGTGAGGATCAGTTCTCCGGAGCCTGATTTCCTCAGTGATCCGGCGCCGACGACCTGGCCTTCGAAGCGCGATTCCTTATCGACACCGGCGATGTCCAGCTGCTTGCCGGCATCGAGTTGTACGGTGCCCATGCCACTCAGAACGCTAAGCCGATCACTCTGAGCGACATGGAGCGTGGCATCTGTCCAAACAGCTACGCTGGAGTTGGCGC
The genomic region above belongs to Mesorhizobium terrae and contains:
- a CDS encoding DNA polymerase III subunit delta', producing the protein MSFERLAPEQHDTLDGVPEPAENPHLVGHGDIAETLAAAYRAGKLPHALMLCGTAGIGKATLAFHLAHHLLRYPDGRSAPEALAVPDPTSSLHRQIAMGAHPSVLHLTRPMNDRTKTYKSVVTVDEIRKVGQFLSMTSHDGGYRVVIVDPADDMNTNAANALLKNLEEPPARTVFILIVHAPGSLLPTIRSRCQVLRLAPLAEDELTAVLDAVGQAVPDDAAQRAALAERAGGSARAAILLTQYGGLEIAGALEKLVSAGRVDIAKAHRLAETVAGRDQAIPFETFNRHALELLSDAASSAALSGDLRRAKLLSDAWQEARRVISETETYNLDKKQHALTMIDRLNSAMRM
- a CDS encoding D-alanyl-D-alanine carboxypeptidase family protein encodes the protein MISKSRTPLALASLFGIALLVLSAMPAAAQLFETKAAAAFMIDAETGTVLFSKQPDKPIQPASLAKLMTLEMAFNAVKGGRLTINDTFVVSENAWRKGGAPSGTSTMFAALKSAIRIEDLMKGIAVQAANDGCIILAEGFAGSEENFALQMNEHARQIGLPISTFVNATGLPAGGQKTTVRELTQLALRLSREYPDLYAYFGLKDFTWNKITQRNRNPLLAMDIGADGLAVGASEQDGFGIVGSLNQGGRRVVATMSGLASDRERAEEARKLLEWGLRSFEKTEVFAKDETVGEAQVFGGAKSGVALKAKGPIDLLLPIAGRDKVTARIVYNGPLPAPVEAGQPVGALRIWIGDTLSQETPLFAAETVEVGSMPRRAIDAVKEIAVGWLR
- a CDS encoding autotransporter domain-containing protein, which produces MGTVQLDAGKQLDIAGVDKESRFEGQVVGAGSLRKSGSGELILTKANSYSGGTVFNNGAIRATADGALGTGKITVEDDNTELILGETGGVTLNNEIAFNIPGNQGASVRVDEGNISTLSGTLRDLSSPGKNDVMFHKTGLGRLTLTGTTEGNVRHQAGRLQVDGTATSVGVMRDAVLGGNGTIDDLWISGGGILEGTSGQQLTAGKLFADGEGGPALINVRLGQPGGPALFKVLGDLTLSATFNVSDAGGFGQGVYRLIDYGGTFTNNGIGIGTTPDGYKKEDLVLQTSIAKQINLVVGGAGPDKNILFWDGADSEGNGAIDGGSGTWAAQQPNWTSADGSANTAWGGRFAVFQGTAGTVNVVADGEPIKITGMQFASDGYRVEGGNLALNQAETNIRVGDGSAAGSQMTATIASGLTGTGAIVKDDLGTLVLTGANTYLGNTIVRAGTLVGNAGSIRNAIANAGKVVFDQGDDATFAGAIGGTGTMVKNGAGKLTLTGASGLDWTVDRGTLASATDRFGGDVEIGAEGMTRFDQAASGAYAGIVSGEGALRLNTGSGNTVRLTGDSSAFDGFTTVESGALDIAGKLGGELLMRDGTLLGGTGMVGSTTIASGATIAPGNSIGTLAVAGDFLQEAGSVYHAEIDAGGSSDRIAVGGRATLQGGTVRVTKLAGSYNRTIRYTILSAVGGVTGKYAVLDQDRPFLNMALGYGANDVYLDMVRNSTAFCDAAQTRNQCSAARGAESLGAGNSVYNAIAAVSDQAMARQAFDALSGEAHASTRSALVDDSRFLREAANRRVREAFAEPGETLGGVWLQGFGSWGSTQTTVETAALHRSIGGLFVGADGEIGDNWRAGVVAGYSSSTLKADARASSASVKSYTLGAYAGAEWGAWTLRGGLAHAWHDVEAARSVAFDGFKDSLKSDYDARTTQFYSEVGYAMHAGGMRFEPFAGLAIVHVASEGFREKGGAAALDGRAGSDTVPFTTFGMHAETQLIVGTEAVLKARGMLGWRHAFGDVTPDAGLRFVSGGSAFAISGAPIARDSLVLETGLDLAIGAATTLGISYTGNLGGDASDHSMKGNLSIRF
- a CDS encoding septal ring lytic transglycosylase RlpA family protein, encoding MQVPTRLRRISTYALLAVSAGLLAACASSEPTKTSKRERSKEYFSEAEYGVKASPRVAMGKHGFRRGGGRDQLGNPYQVRGKWYYPKEEQKYSRKGTASWYGEAFHGRLTANGEVYDISQITGAHPTMPLPSYARVTNLDNGSSIIVRVNDRGPYHEGRLIDLSKRAADMLGYSRIGTARVKVDYVGRAPLEGSDDSYLLASYHPGNRIPDPSDGLPTGVMVAMNGSSPSAPIAASAASIPFPGQAASVALAPAPLVVAQNSSIEGIVLPDFGPIVMPRPDMADVLPTPQNLPFKMATLSYAAERNQRSASAFAALEGPAAALGNWKQQNDPSDDYVAAGTFDSAVDAKKVAAALKAYGRVEIDQAKLDGRDWYSVNLYQDGRMTVDNMLEAAWSHGAPDAFAVRD
- the tmk gene encoding dTMP kinase gives rise to the protein MASGFFITFEGGEGAGKSTQIKRLAERLRTKKYDVMVTREPGGSPGAEAVRHVLLSGLAEPFGPKMEALLFAAARSDHVEQVIRPAIERGAVVLCDRFIDSSRVYQGATGGLDPAYVDALQRVAINGMVPNLTLIFDIDPTEGLRRAAERRNAGEVPDRFEKETLAIQQRRREAYLAIAKAEPKRCVVIDASGDLEQVEHAVTAAVFAALDKGKPTRASHKAPA